Genomic segment of Salvia hispanica cultivar TCC Black 2014 chromosome 2, UniMelb_Shisp_WGS_1.0, whole genome shotgun sequence:
AAAGGATAAACTTAATCATATACCTATTAAAGCTATAGTAACTAGAACCAGCTAAAGAGTGAGGGATAGAGTGGTGTGAGGAACATGGGAGTACCGCTTTAGCACAGTTGTAGATCCCAAAGCCAAATATAAAAACCCAGATTACCTTGGAATGCTTCTCCCATCAAGAGCATCTTTGGCAGTAGAGGCAGTCTCTGAATCTGAAAATTGCACCAGAGCCTAATGGCAGTGGAAGACAGATTTTATATACTGATAGAAACCATTAAGAAAACAATGTCATCAGAATAAAGATCTACTGAAGATATATACCTGGAACCCAgcacaaaaaaaaaccaaaaaagaaaagggaaaaggaacTATTTGAGGTTTCTTAAGTAGCTCGGGGTAGAATCATTATGCGGAGGAAGGGAAGAAAGAGCGAGTGTTAAGGAAGGAGAAAGAAGACAAACACACATGTGCTCTTTCTCCCAATGCAATAAGCTGCCATCGAAGATATTTCCTTGGCATTTTCCTGCTGATTCATTCAGACTCTTGTTAAATAAAGCTTAAGCAGGACATACCACAATCTAGGCACAATAATATCAAACTAACATCCTTGTATTGCCACAAATTTGCATGCTTTGATTTCGTGTTGGGGATGCTCAATTGCTTACCAAGTGTAGGACATCAATACTAACAAGACGTGCATCATCTCCCTCAATTGTTACCAAGAGTACATTTCCAGCAACATCTGCAGTAGTTTTGTTGTTCACTATTTCTTGCCTGTTTGAATATTGTAGGTAGACGGTTTTCCCTCGTACCTGAGGCGGCTCAGATGATGATGCACAATATGATATCATAGCGATAGCTTGATTTAGTTCTGCCTGGGGTTAAGAGAAAACACATCAGATCATAGAAACTACCAAGAAGTCGCAGATCAAGCAAAAGTTAAGACTTACAAACTCAATAAAAGCCTGGTTCCTATTTGCTCCAACATTACACTTTGTGTTGACAACCTTCCCAAATGGCTTCCCCAGCTCAACCAATTCCTCTTCAGTACATTCCCATGGTAGATTCCTTAAATGGAGAACCTTGGATGGAGTTTGGGTGTACCGGAACTGCGGCTGGCTGGAAACTGATGACATTCCGAGCTgtccaaaatggaaaaattcgAATTCAATTATGCTGTTTAAAATAGACCAGATTTTATGActtttaaagtttataaagAAACGTCAAACTCCCAAACCCAAGGTGATAATCATGTCTGCACAGTGCATTGATCTAAATTGTGTATGGCCACCGATTCAGTTCACAAGCATAAATCCGTAAGTAACTCCCCAATACGACAACGGGTAAAAGAAAACCGAACACAGCAAAAAATGATTCTAAATAATACCCTGGATGATGATGCAATACCGAACTCCTTTGCCAGGAAATAGCGCACGGGATCAAAGGAACCAAAAAAAGCATATCTAAATTTGTAAGTAATTTAATTGCAAGAAAACGGAAAATCATCACATTACAACAATGGATAAAGCCTCAAACAAGTACCTCTATCTGTAAACAAGAATCTAAACTTAAGAACCCtaaaaaaccaacaaaaagaGTAACTTAATAAACAGAATTTAGAATGAGGCATAAAGGTAAATCAAAGGACACAGGGACGAGTACCTGACAGAATAGTTATGAAATTAGGGATCCGAGACGGTAGACAGCTGCAGATCGAAAgcgaaaaaaaattgtttatgtGAAATTTTAGGGATTATTTTCGCTCGCTAGCCTGGGTGGAAATGTAGTTTGCagaaagagagagattttGCGTGGTTGATGCAAATATGCAatgtcatatttttgtttttgggcCACAATGATGACACTATTTTGTGACGATGGGTCTAGGCCTACTTCTTCGGCCCATTTGTCCATGTTCTTAGTTACATCGATTTTATGTAATCCATAAATATCATTCAATTGATATATAGTTCAACAATTTCAACCATGAAATATTGTTTGATAATCGATAACACATAGTACTagcattttaaaatccatttAGCACGCTTGGTAAATTTCCCTCTCTAACCAATGGATTCGAGATTCAAGTCATTTCGAGTGCGAATGAGtataaaattccaaaataaattcCTACATATCGTGTGTTGGTGAAACaatgtgattttaaaaaaaaattcacaagtGAACATAGGTGGctgacaatatttttttgtcatcGACACATGTTATGTTAATTTAACAATGTAGCAATGAAATTAAGTTGGCAGTTGTCATACAAATTAGAAGGGTGTGACCTTTGTGGTCCTACGACATATATTTATGATCGAATCATTGTATTCTCTTCATAAAAAACATgcactagtttttttttaccatcGTTATCTTCATGTGAAGTTCAAATGCTTGATAGAATTGAGACTTTTTAGAACCAAAGAAGTGTTAAATCAAGTTGAAagaatattagtaaaatttggTTCATGAAACTCATCGTTCTCCCAGTCAAGATAACAAAAGATGAATTATACAAACAAAGGTATAATGTATGACAACCAAGATCGAATATTAATCACTccataatatcataaatttcaatttaaattaaattgatacatttcaatttaaattaaattgaacaaaTGGGCATCTAACATGATCCATGGGGATTGCTAGTGGAGTGAAAGTAGAAAGGTAAAGAAATCAACTAACCTAAACTACACATTACACTTAATTAATTCTGAACGactacattaattaattaatacagcAACAGTGGGTTAGTGTAGAAGCTTATCCACATTTGCTTTATTCCCATTACCAACTGCAAATGCTTTCTCCCACTTAGTTAATAATTAGCAGAATGTCTGCTGAATCTGATCGGCCAACTCTTCTGCACTCAATTGGCACTGAATCCCAATCTAACAGTTAAACAAAAGACACAATATATGATGagattaaaatatgtgtaatAGATCAAACAGTAAGCAGTAGGTGGAGAAGTTATTCATTAACgtccaaaaataaaacagaagtATCTTGTTGTTTTCAATGAAGAAAGGTTGTTTTCAAGAGAAACACAAATATGGCCCAGCTTACCATTAATCAATACAAATAGGTACACTAATCATATATCCTTGTAtgttttttaacttttaatgaTTAAGATACATGTATGCAGTGGGTAGGTAGCTATCATCTCAATATGTTTATTAGGTCGTCACAAGCAATGTAACACTATATTTTATACAGTAGTAattctttcaaatttcatctaatttgaaattatatttataaccaAATTGATATAGTaccatttaattaaaaatatgactttcattaaaattgaaatcacataattaaataattaatgcttcaaaattttaaaaataaaaaagacaaaaattgttttagaagaaaaataaagattttaataatagtaaatatattaccacaagaaaaattaaaagaacgaaaattttatagtagtaaaatttagaacaaataaaagaatagaataaatttatttttatattacatgagatttttccattttttattaaaattaataatgaaaacgGCTCAAATGAAGCCTACCCCgctcccaaaaaaaaaaaaaaaactcgcAGGTGGTGTACGTGGCACTGATTAGCTATGAGCCACGGTGGCGTGCACACGGAGGAGAAGGCGAGTGTTCAGCAGACTTGTGCAAAAGCATTACAATGCACGTTGTGTAACTCGCCTCGTACACTATGTTGTGTTGCACATAGTATAATATGTTCGCCCACTTTGTGTAAAAATTTTATACGCCCttagtaataattttctttCCCTTTTAATAACATCATGTATATAGATAAAAGAAGTTATATTCGTCcacaaatgaaataaaataacaagaatAATACTAATTCCAAATGGAAGTTTTGTTACCTTAATGGTGAAAGAATTGAGCATCGTTTCGTCAACGGTACTGATGCTGACGTGAAGGATTTCAAGGGCAAGTTCTTCAAGCGCAGAAATGATCTTGAGCACTTGGCCGGGGAGGCGGTGCGACATCGTTTTGAGGAGCAGATTAGGGCCGGAAAACTTGACCTCAACTTGAGCTACGGGCGATTTGGAGGTGGCGACGAGCTCATTGACGGCGTCGTTGATGGTAGaggaagtggaagaattgcaAGGAGAAGGATCCACGGGGCTTGGTAGAGGATGCATCCAGGGTTTGTAGGGGCTGCTCGGCTGCGGAGTCCTCGGGCTCAGAGGCGAAGGCCTGGGGCTGAGGACTTCGTTGTAAGCCGCTTTCCGTTGCTTCTTGGCTTCCAAGGACTGCAGCACCTGCTGCAGCTCGTTGATGTAATCCACCACTCCGCCTATTATCGACGCTTGGTCACCCTAAGCAAATTGCAATTACGACATTAGATTAGACAATCAACTTTTTCGAGTCAGcggaaataattaaagaagagCGCTGCTACGCTATAGCTTACTCTTTTAACATAGAAACAAGGCATGAGAGAGCGGAGCACGGAGAGATGGTCGTTCATTTGCTTCCGGCGGTTTCTCTCCACGGTGATGTGCGACTTGTTCTGCCCTTCCTCCACCGTGCTCACCTTCTGCCGCTTGCACGCCTGAGAAGTGGCGGCGAGTTGAGACTTTTTAAGAGCCGAGTTTTGGAACTCGAAGGTGTCCGGTGATGTCGTCAGATTGTTGTATTCCCATGCTTCGAGAATGCTGAAGATGTCGTCGGAGCTCGAGAAATTCGTGGTTTCCTCGAAAAATCCGGATAATGTTTCAGCATCCATGGATTTCTACAATAAAATCGGCAGAGAAATTGGtttgaaaagggaaaagggtGAGAAAGTATATAAGCTAAGGACCCCAAAAAAAGAGTCAAATTGGGAGGAGTAGAAAGGGACGGAACATCACCATCAAATAGTAGTATGTGTATTGCGTTTTTGTGAGGCGGAAACGTTAGGGGAAAAGGGCGAAGAGAGAGTGACAGAATGATAAATTGCAGAGccgttagagagagagagggaattgaTATATAGTCTTCAATAGGTAATTAGGTTAAAGGCACAGAAAAGTACTGTGTGTCTGTGTCAGCCTCATATGGAGTATGTAATGACAGTGTACGTATTTACTGTATTACTGTCACTTGTAGGGAATGAGATCTCAGACTTGTTTTGCACGGCTATATGGAACAGTAGATCGTCTACTtccgataattcggcgataatgtTGCCGTTGCTTCGCCGAGTGGCGTTCTaacgccggattatcgccgagcgatcgccggccactgtggcgacgctcggcgataatcggcgataattaaaatttttttttttttttttgaacccaacggctattttacattccacccctataaatatttcctccacttcctccattcatcacccacaatcttcattctctccattttcaatctcttctcccaatcttcaattttcatcaaaattatgagcttttggaagaaaagttCCCGATCGGGTAAGGATAAGGGTAAGGGGAAAGAGTCGAGTTCACAAATTCCCAACACGGATGAAGCAAACGAGCAAAGGATGCAGCCGTTGTTGGcgatgggttctcctcccgCCCAACTTCCATACGGGGTCCGTCTCCTTTGCAGACTCCTCCGGCGCGGagactttctccgtacttcAACTCGCCGCGTAATGCCCTTTCCAAACCCGACGATGTGTATCGGCCCTGCCGACACCCCGATCAACCCCAGCGACCAAGAATCTCAGCCGCGACACCGAGCGCGGAGGACTTCGAGGTGGAAGAAACGCCCACCGAGCCGCCTTCTAGAGCCGGGAGGGGAAGGCGCGCGGCGTCGTCGGCCGCGATCGATACGGGTTCCGATGAGAGGCCGAAGCGGGTAAGTGACTACTTACACTCGCAAGAGTCCGAGCCGATAGCCGATCGCTGGGCGGACACGTCACAGACGCGGAGCGCAAAGAACTACCGTGACCGAGATCATATTCTCGGGAGCGGATTGCCGCGGGCACAGAGCCACAAGACCGCTCAATGAAGGACCATGGCAGCCGAGGCGATCCGTCGGCATTGGGAGCGCCTCATGAGGGACTGCGGGCACTTCAACGGTATTTATTCTAACTTGATGACTCACATGACGAGTGGCCAGAACGAGCACatggtccgagatgaggccatCCGGATGTATAGTAGCCAGTACTTGTCGACGAAGGGCTTCAAGTATTGGAACATCTACGATAAGctgaaggatctccccaaattccggacggAATGCACGACGCGCTGCACGGGAAATCGGTGCGCTCGCGACTTAGCGTTTCGGAGAGCGAGGGGAGCGCGgcccacatcgacttgagtggggatggtccgcacgagcGCCCGGAGGGAGtgaagaaggcgaaggggaggcggaaggggaagggcgcaACGTCGGAAGTCGCGTCGGAATCCGTCATCGACTTAGAAAAAGCCACTTATTCGAGCAATGTCGCCAATCTGACCCAGATGTACACGCtgtacttcaccggcggcgggACCCCTGAAGAAAAGGCGGCCCTCTGGAAATGCATCCAACACCTGCAGAGTACGCTGGGGCTCGATCCCGACGCCCCTCCGGCCCCTCCgtcttagattttttttttttaaatctttgtttatttgcgttttttatttgtagttttttttttctcgttgtattatattttccaatgattaatacaacgatgaattgttcattattagtctatttattaaatacatttgtagggaaaattaaataatataaaaaataatgatgtaaaaatgaaatgttgagttagggagaaataagggagaaataagggagaaaccaatgtagcacttggctaaaaactggggataaattttgtacTGTGTGTCTGTGTCAGCCTCATATGGAGTATGTAATGACAGTGTACGTATTTACTGTATTACTGTCACTTGTAGGGAATGAGATCTCAGACTTGTTTTGCACGGCTATATGGAACAGTAGATCGTCTACTTCCAATCGTacatatgcatgtattttgatataaattcaaattaattgaatccTTAAATAATTCTATTTGATCCTCATGATGTATATGGATTGATGGTATAAACGACTAAGTTTTAGCTTAAACTTACTCcaatttgtttgattaatATATCAACAACTACAGCTGCAGACATTTTGCTAATTCTACTTTGCATGACTTCAATTCAAATAGCAGTAGTTTTACTAGTTGATTGTGGAGAAATATAGTGGCAATGCGCATGCATGTTAGATCGCATGCATCCACGTCAACATGCATCTCATGTAAAAAGGCCTAAAATCTCAAAACCAGATCAAAAAGTAAGAAACTATGGGACTGAAAAATAGGAGATTGctgcaatatatatatatatatatatatatatatatatatatatatatatatatatatatatatatatatatatctagtAAGTTATTTAAGTAGAATCATTTTTGTCCATAAAAAGATAGGGTAACTGCTCGATCGGCTTTGGAATGTGACATTGCATATTGCAACATTTAGGATTGTCTGGCCCGACATATGTAGTGCTATATGAATAAGttacaaaaaaacaaaatataaaagccAGCAGATCAATAATCATATATACACAGTGGATCCCACAGCCATGAACAACTGAAAGATGACGGATCGAATTTCAAGTTTtcaaatataatcatatagtAAATATTGGATATATACAACACCATAATACTAGACATTTAAAGTCATTGAACCTGatttacaaaattcaaattgctTGCTATAAATTGAAGGAGTGGAGAGATCATGAAATTCTGATCTGCAGCTATGGTTAAGTCTGAATCATTACATTAATGCATGAAGAAGCTTAATATTTGTCTCTactatatattgatatatagtGAAAAGTAGCATGAAATATAATGAGAGTCTGCAATATTTGCAGAAGCCCATGTTTGTTTTACAACATTGGCATAACGatcatatcaaatttaaagttGATATGTGAAATGAATGATTTCATTCAAAAAACGATACTTAATGTGAATGCAACTTGGagtaactaatttattattacagtattaaatactcccttcttcccatttttgggatgtcctaaatgacacatttctacatataatatagaaacattctcttactttttttctctctactttacacacaaaataataggagtagtacataaaatctcatgccgaaATAGAAATGTTCCACTTAGACTGACACAGAGGGTgtatttacttaatttatttatgagaataTGAGCATGTTAGGTATAGtttagagaaagaaaatggtgGTTTAGTGGTAGAAGTGAAGAATGTTGGGTAAAggacaaaattaaatagatgatGGGTGAGAAtagtaaatgaaaaatgtgaagGAGCCTGCAAGTTGTGTCTGCAAAGAAGAAGGGAGGTTCAAGAAGGTGGGTTTAAATGCGCAGCCACAGAGACACACGATATCTCCGTGCCACCCgcatttctttaattaatttcttttatttttgagcGAGCTAGGTAGGCAGATCAATTGAATAGGTAGGGCGCCATTAATTTGCATGGGAGTGCGTTCTGAATCAACGTCATCCATCGAGTACGTGTTTCTTCATTTACTCTGCATCCCACAACTTCATCACTCATTCCTCCATATCCACATACGcatcttaattttggattaacCTTACTCAGATTACCTAGATTGTGAACTAATCGGCtacaattttgttaaatttaagAGTATGACATCATCCTTAGTAAGAGGGAGATTAATGTCTCGCAATAGGAGTCCAATTTGGTTtaaacacatgttttaagaaatgtaaattaaGAAGAGCAGTGgtttgaataagttagtggaattaTGTGGGTCCCactcatattaattttataataaaatattagcgAAACAAGATTCTTATTGTGGAACGAACgaaattgacaaaatataactCTTATTGTGAAACAAAGGAATATATTATTTAGAATGTGACATTCAAACAGGGAGAATGTGTCACGGAACTAAAAAAGTATTATTCCTTTCCAATCTTCTTTTCTTGGTTCTCAAATCTCAAATCCAACTCCACTTCTTTGTCATCAATTCTCCCTTTATAATGCGTACGTATCTCAAAAATATGCACGGCGCTGCCCTAATCTCCAAGGAATCTTTATGGCTTTTAAATTTGAGTGCATTAttcatatttgaatttgaatgtgaagataaacataaaatcaCACATTTCAAATTCAGTCATTCATATTACCTTGAAAAATAtaccaataaaacaaaaaaaatatgatatttggAATCAGTTAAATACCCtcttattatcatttattCGATTGCTACAGAGAATATttacaaacacataaattcTAAGTTAAAAGTGTAGCAtggtagtagtatatttatcCCAGCTTCTGTCAGGAAATATAAATGGCAATCAATCTAACCTAACCCTCCTCGATGGAAGAATGATATAGAAATATGCGCTAGTAACTTTTAAATGTGTGGGACAAGATTGTTGAAGTAAATATGGCTGGGCCATCCCTTCCCAAGCTCTATTCATTACTCACCATTAAAAGCAGACCCACAAAATGCATGATTCCCAGCATTAAACACTAATGAATTTTACCACTTACCTCCATTTGGTTTTACACAGCGCTGCTAGGTAAATCCACGGTCGGAGCAGGATTTCCGGGCGATCTCAGAGCCTATTGTTGGGCTCCACCTCCTTGATTGCTTAGATTTCCATTGGCCCGCTTCTCCGTCACATCTCAATCCTACATAATAGCAATGCTACGGATGCAACTCCCCCGGCCCAATATGTTTGAACACAGATACATATATTGGCTGAAATTATGATGATCACATATATGGTGGAACTAGGGTGTGCAACTTTCTTAGTTAGAGGGCTGTCCAAATAACACATGTGATCTTTCTCATTTACTAAAACCAAACAATCACAATGCCAAATCAGTTTTCTTAGTAGTAATAACCAGTAATCGAAATCACGGAATCATTTCAAAGTTCTGGGTCGACAATGCATGCATGCGGAATACAACTACAGAAAGCACAAACATAACAAcaagagaaggaagaagagaaattTTGAGAATATTCTAAAACACTGTAGTTACTGACAGAAGACATCCACTTTTATTCATCATGTGTGCGGATTGCaagtaaataacaaatttgGCATTTTGGTTCTAGTGTTGTACAAACTCAGGCCTAGAGGCGCCACCAGTCATGATGAGTAGTTATTCTACTGTTTTTTTCGACTTCAATTGGTTGGTTTTCATGTctacatattataaaatacaaaagacAAACTTAGATAACAGCATACCATTAATTGACATTTAGATGCTCAGCCAAAAACTTTAGGCTCTGTTTTGAATATATGGGTTCGGGACACTGTTGAATAAAGATATCAACTGTGCATTAATAGATGAATGCAGGCGTTAGGTGAGTGAGACTACAGAACAATTATGATAAAGCAGTCGACCACACAATCTTTGGTTCGCAAGGGGAAATATGTCATTATCTATATGAAATTGCAACCTAGCAGTCTTCATCATGCTTTGACTTTTGATTGCctcaattttactatttttcagttttttaacGGTGGTAAAAGAGTACAACTAAGGACAGACAAATAAACTAGGAGAGGAAAGAAGTTTAGACCTGAGAAACTCACTGTATTTTACCCATGTCCACAATAAGAGTTGATATACAGAGTTATACACACACCTTGTGCTCAATAATGAACTGTAAAATCAAACACAACCTTCTTTTCTTTGATGCCTGCTGGTGAAAGAGTAGAAAGTTTTTCACTAAAAGTCATAGTAGTAAGTAGCCTGGTACACTTATCTTCAACCTGGTGTATGTTTCATAATTGCTTCAGTAATTTCAGTTAACTAATTGGACCCTTTCAGCCTTTTCAACTCTACTTAAACGGGGTAAAAAGCTTACCTTTCAATTTGACTACAAGAACTAACCACTTCTGTCTTCAAGATAACATCTGCTCTGATGAATGTATTGGGATCTGTTTCATTTCGAGATGTTGCTCAAGCATGAATATATTTCGACACCTATAATTTCTCAAGATAAATTACCCAATATAACTCAGAAGGtgaaatatgttttatttcaGAACATGCCTCACAAGAAAGAtgtaacaaacaaaaaataaaataaaataaatagcttaaaaaataaaaaataggttGAGGACAATTAACAATCAAAAGAATACCGGGAAAATTGAGCAACTTGCAAGAGAACATGACTAGGAGTCCGTACAAGAAGTAGCCCCACCAGTATTAGCATCTTTAAAACTGGCATCTTAACTACAACCTGTAAACTGCAAACCCCCAAAGAAAATTACTCTTGAATTTTTGCTGCCATAAAAGTAGGAATAAAAGAGCGCCAAAATTTTAAGCAGCTATCGCCATTACACTgtctctattttaatttggcaTCACGACAAGGCATCTCAGTTTGTGCAAAGgcaaattcacaaaaaaaaaaacaagctGAATGGAGGGGGATTATCACAATACTAATCCCTTTTTACCATTTCGCTTGGAATTAATTTGTAAAGGTTTGATAACCCTCCAGTTCTGCTTCTGCATTAAATAACCAAAATCATGAATTCGATAACAAAATCTAAAGCCGTTTCTTTAAGAACATGGTTAGCACccacaaaattattttcctttgTAGAAAAATTTATTAACATACAGACAAGACTCATGTTTCGAGACAACCTAAAACTGCTGAAACAATATGCAAAGATCCAGTGACTATAATTATCCCACTTCCAGAGGCAGATTTTGCACCAAGGACCTCATGTCCAAATCTAATTGAATCCACTAATGACCCCTCCACAAACAGGATGGATTCAGATCCCATATTTCTGGAAGATTCAGGAAACTGATCTTCAATCAACTCGTAATTAGCAGTTCCGCAGTCAAGAAAACCAACATCCATCTCGCTACAAGCTTTGATCCAAGAACATTTTAACAAGGATGATGAAGTTGTGCGCGATCTATCTCCAGCAATATCAACTTCAGTAAAGCATACAGCTTCCAAACATCCACCTGCAAGATTTTATATAACAGGAGTCACAATTGCATGTATCATTATAACAGCCCCTCCCCCTCACAAAGAGAGAATGAACAGAGTCAAGTTAACTATTCATAATACCCCACAAAAGCATTATATGTAACAACATGCAAAAACTATAACAAACTTTCTGTACAGTACAGGATGAACATATTCCTCAGTGTTTATACAGATTAATTACTGATTTTTGGACATGATCAGGAGAATCAAATATAACAGTGCCACCTACACCACCAACTACTGCATTAGGTAAACTAGGAGATGCGAATATATCTGATCTTGCTTTCATCCTCTCAATGAAGtcttaattttacattaacaAACCATGCATAATATCATCAAGCCATTGCAAAAGAACTCAACAAATTATACTTATGAAGGATAACTGCACTTCTAATAAATGGCACAAGAATTATTAGTGACGGACTATCTTCGTCTAGTGCACCACCCAAGTTTCTGATCgcacaaatatttataatataataaaatcatatgcAATCTCAAATAGATACTTAACGTGAAAGTAGAGCCCTAGCAAATCCAGTATGATCTTTGTCATTCGCCATAGCAACGACAACAACCAATCTTGCATCAAAATATGCCATCTTAACCATGTCCACCAATGCCTGAGCAGATTCTTTGGTATGAGCTGagattttcatttaaagaaaaacattagCACAAGCTAGTTATCAACTCGATCAAAATATGGGCAAAAATCAGAATTCGTCAATGTTAAATAAGAGTAAACAGGAACATCTATATATCTTTTTCATTCTAATCACTTGGCTGCAGAAATGACCTTACAGGCTTACATTTCTTTGTATGTTGAAGGACAGAACTAAGAATAAATGGATGAACCACCTAAATAGTTATAACCCTAAAAAGCTAACATTATAGTGTAGTGTGAAAACAGAAATCATGAAACAAGGGAACCAAACCTCCATC
This window contains:
- the LOC125207855 gene encoding transcription factor SPEECHLESS-like; the protein is MDAETLSGFFEETTNFSSSDDIFSILEAWEYNNLTTSPDTFEFQNSALKKSQLAATSQACKRQKVSTVEEGQNKSHITVERNRRKQMNDHLSVLRSLMPCFYVKRGDQASIIGGVVDYINELQQVLQSLEAKKQRKAAYNEVLSPRPSPLSPRTPQPSSPYKPWMHPLPSPVDPSPCNSSTSSTINDAVNELVATSKSPVAQVEVKFSGPNLLLKTMSHRLPGQVLKIISALEELALEILHVSISTVDETMLNSFTIKIGIQCQLSAEELADQIQQTFC